The genomic segment AGACCGACGGCAGCCTGCACGTGTACGCGGCGCTGCCGGTGCCGGAGGGCTGGGCCGCCGGCGTCGACTTCACCGACCGGACCGCGGTGCGGGACGCGGTGCTGGCGCACTTCACCGGCTGGTCCGACCGGTTGCGCGCGCTGGTCGTGGAGGCGGACGGCCCGCTGGTGCCGCGCCCGCTGTACGGGCTGCCTGCCGGGCACCGCTGGCCCCGGGTGCCGGGGGTGACGCTGCTGGGCGATGCCGCGCACCTGATGTCCCCGTTCGCCGGGGAGGGCGCGAACAACGCGATGTTCGACGGCGCCGAGCTGGGTGCGGCGCTCGCCGCGCACCGGGGCGACGTCGAGGCGGCGCTGGGTGGGTACGAGGCGGCCATGTTCCCGCGGTCCGCCGAGGCTGCCGCCGGTTCGGCTGAGGGCATGGCGATGTGCCTGGCGCCGGACGCACCCGCCGGGCTGGTCGCGATGTTCAGCCAGGCCGCCTGACCGGCAACCCCGCCTTCCCGCCTGCGCCGATCGCGGCGGCTCGGGCCGGAGCGTCGCCCCGGACGGGGCCGTCCCGGCGTGCCCTGCCGGGTGGCGGGCCGTTGCGGCCCCGGGTCACCAGCGCAGCAGGGCGGCGATGCCGTCGCTGTCGGCGAGGTCGTCGACGGCGGCGCTGTCGAGCAGCGTGACGGCGCCGCCGCGGGACAGCGCCAGCTCGACCATCCCCTCGGCCAGCTCGCTGGCGGTGCCTTCGCCGGCGAGCAGTACCGCGGTGGGCGGGGCGCCGGCGTCGACGGCGTCTTCGGGGCTCCAGCCGCCGGCGGCGTCCAGCAGCAGCCGTTCGACCCGGCCGGCCTGCAGCATGGAGATCGTGTCGGCGAGTCCGAGCACCCCGTTGCCGCCGGCGCGGGCCAGGTCGGCCACCCGTTGTACCGCAGCGGATTCCCGCCGGGTGCGCGCCTCGGCCAGGGTGGGCGTCACGAAGTCGAGCACCCCGGTCGGCGTCAGGTCGGGGTCGAGGACGGCGTCGAGTTCGGTCCGGTCCGGCTCCGGCGGCAGCGCCTCGGCGAGGATCCGGGTCAGCCGCGGGTCGCCAGCCAGTACCAGCGTGTGCCAGCCACGCTGCCGGACGTGCTCGGTGACGGTGCCGGCGGCCTGCCGCAGGTGCTTGGTGAGGTGCTCCTCGACCCGCTGCGGGAACCGGTCGGGGTGGATCCCGGCGCGCGACAGGGTCGGTACGTCGGCGCGTTGCTCGCCGGACGACGGGGTGCCGGGCAGATTGAACGAGACCGAGGTCAGTTCCTCGGCGAGCCCGTACCGGCAGTCGAACAGCCGGACGCCGTCCCGCCCGACCCGGGCCACGCCGGCCGGTGGGGCGGGTTCGATCGCCGCCAGCAGCGGCCACAGGTACGCGTTCGCCTCCACCACGGCGACCTCACCGACCGGCCGCTGGATCCACGCGGTGTGCACCGCGTCGCCGCCGATCTGCGCGAACATCATCCGGCCGAGTCCGGGTTCGGTCGGGTCGAGCAGGTCGGCGATGGGCTGTTCCAGTTCGGTCAGCCGGGCCTCGGCGCGGGCGGCCCAGTCCCGGTCGGCGTGTTCGGCGAGGTCCCGGCGCAGCGCGGTGAGGGTGCTGCGCATCCGGGTCTGTCCCAGCGCCGAGCCGGGTTCGACCGTGGCGTACAGCGAGATCACCCCGACCTCGTCGGCGAACTCCGCCAGTCGGGCCAGCTCGGTCGCCTCGAACATGTCCACGTCGCCTCCCCGTGGGCGCCGGCCTCGCCGGCGCCGGCTGCCCGCTCGGTGGGAACCGCGCGACCCTCCCCGCGCCGTACCGCACCCTCCAGCATCGGGGCGGCACCCGGCCGGCACCGGGAAACGGCCGAAAACGCCGGATGTCGGGTACCGGCCGCTTGGCTTCGACCCGGGGTGAAGTGGTCTGCTGGCACACCGGAGCGGGGGATGTGGTGCGGGTCGGCGGAACCGTGACGATGGCCGACCTCGCCACACTGTCGGCCGGACGGCCCGGGTGACCGTTTCGGGCAGTCTGCGACCGGCATTCCGCACCATCACTCAGTGGTGTCGTTCGCTGAACGTCGAGTGTGTTGAGTTTGTGTGTACCCTGTGTCGTCCCCCGGCGCGGTGTCGGGGGATCTGGCCCCTTGAAGGGATACATCGATGGATCAGGCAACGCAGACGCCGGAGGCGAACTCCGGCGCGGCCGCCACACCGGCGGCGGGCGTCAAGTCGGTCGGCGTCGCGTACTTGCTGTGGTTCTTCTTCGGCTTCCTCGGCGTGCACCAGTTCTACCTGGGCAGGACCGGGCGGGGCGTCAGCTACATCTTCACCCTCGGCTGGCTCGGCATCGGCCTGCTGATCGACCTGTTCACGCTGCCCGGCCAGGTCCGCAAGGCCAACGGCGAGCAGTAGGCACCTCGCGGTGGCGCGTGATCCTGGGGCAGCGCGCCACCCACCCCGCCGGTACCGGTGGATCCGTTGCCGTTGCGGGGAACTGGGCGACATGGCCCGGGTGCACACCGGTTCTTCGGCGCCGCCGTACCGGCCCGTTCCAGGTTCCCGGTCGGGCGCCCCCGCTGCGCGGGACCGCGGTCGATCCTCCGCCCGCCCACGGGCTCCTCGTACCGGTTGGCGGGCCTGGTGGTGTGATGGGGCGGTGAGCCGCGAGAGCGAACGGCGCAACCGGTCGATGCTGCGGGCCCGGGACGCGATGGACGCGCACTACGCGCAGCCGCTGGACATCCCGACGCTGGCCCGGATCGCGCACGTCTCGGCGCCGCACTTCATCCGGACGTTCCGGGCGGTGTTCGGCGAGACGCCGCACCGGTACCTGCAGCGGCGCCGGGTCGAGCGGGCGATGTTCCTGCTCCGCGAGTCCGACCGGAGCATCACCGATGTCTGTTTCGAGGTCGGCTTCGCCAGCCTCGGTACGTTCAGCCGGACCTTCCGGGAGATCACCGGTGAGCCGCCCTCCGCGTACCGCCGGCGGTCGGCACCGATCGACGTGCCGAACTGTTTCGCCGCGGCGTGGTTGCGGCCGAGTCGTTTTGGAGAAGTACCCGGCCCGGATCGTCGGTAGCGTCGGCTGCGTTCGCACCGCACCACTCGCGGCGTTCGCACCGCACCGTTCACGGCGGCCACGGCGCGCCGTTCGGTGCCACCACAACGGGAGGAATCCGATGCTCAACGCGCTGACGATCTCGGAGATCTACGTCCTGGACCAGGACGAGGCGCTCGACTTCTACGTGGGCAAGCTCGGTCTGGAGGTGAGCACCGACGCCGATCTCGGGTTCATGCGCTGGCTGACGGTCAACGTGCCGGGGCAGCCCGGTCGGGAGCTGCTGCTGGTGAAGCCCGGCCCGCCGGCGCACGACGAGGCGACCGCGGCGCAGCTGCGGGAGCTGGTGACCAAGGGCGCCATGGGCGTCACGATCTTCACCACCGAGGACGTCCGGAAGACGCACGCGACGCTGCGGAAGCGCGGTGTGGAGCTGACCGAGGAGCCGGTCGAGCGCGACTACGGTACCGACTTCGGGCTGCGGGACCCGTTCGGCAACCCGCTGCGCATCGGCCAGATCCCGGGCCGCTGACCGCGGGGCTCGGGGCGGCACGCCGGCAGGCTCAGGGCGCCACCGGTACGCCGAAGGCGGCCGGGTCGGTGAAGACGTCGTCCAGGACGGTTTCGGCGGCGCCGCGGGCGGCGGCGGTGAAGCCGAGGTGGGACAGCCGCACGTCGCAGCCGCCGGCGTGGGGCGCCAGTACCCGGCCGGCGACCTCGGCGCGGACCCGGGACAGCAGCGGCTCGCCGAGGTGGCTGAAGTAGCCGCCGAGCACGATCACCGCCGGGTCCAGCACGTTGACCAGCAGGCCGAGGCCGAGGCCGAGGTCGGCGGCGATCCGGTCGATGGCCCGGACGGTACGGGCGTCACCGGCGGCGGCCCGCCCGGTCAGCAGCGCGAGCCGTTCTTCCAGGTCGCGGCGCTGGTCGCGGACCGGGTCGGTGTCGTCGGCCGCGTACGACAGGAACCGGCCGAGGCCGACCATGGTCTCGAAGCAGCCGCGCTGGCCGCAGGGGCAGGTGTCGCCGTGCGGGTCGAGCGGCATGTGGCCGAGCTCGCCGGCGGCGTTGGCGGCGCCGAGGACCAGCGTGTCGTCGACGACGATGCCGCCGGCGACGCCGACCTCGCCGGTCAGGTAGAGCAGGCTCGGTAGGTGCGCGACGCGGTGTTCGGCGACCGCGCCGAGCCGGGCGTCGTTGTCGACGCGGACCAGCGGGGCGTGCGGGCCGAGCCGCCGGGTGAGTTCGGCGGCGACCGGTACGCCGGTCCAGCCGAGGTTGGTGGCCAGCGTGACGACGCCGGTGTCGCGGTCGACGTGGCCGGGGGTCGCGACGGTGACGCCGGTGACGGCGGTACCGGTGGCGCGCAGCGCGGTGATCGCGGCGCCGACGAGGTGGCCGGCCAGGTCGAGGGTGGCGCGGTGGTCGCGCCGGTCGTGGTCGACCGGCGCCCGGTCGTCGAGCAGCACGTCGCCGGGCAGGTCGAGGGCGATGACCCGGATGTAGTTGACGCTGATCTCGACGCCGATCCCGCAGCGCGCGCCGCCGCGGAGGGCGACGGCCTGGTGCGGCCGGCCGATGCCGCCGGCCCGGCGGCGCTCGTCGTCGGTGACCAGGCCGAGTTCGACGAGTTCGGCGACGAGCTTGGACACGCTGGAGTTGGGCAGGCCGAGGTCGCGGGAGATCTCGGTCCGGGACCGGGCGCCGCGGCGCAGGTGGCGCAGCACCACGCTGACGTTGTTGCGCCGGATCGCGCCGCGGGCGGCGGCGTCGCCGCTGCCCGTACCGCTGCCTGCCGTGAGCACGGCACCTCCAGGGTGTGTCGTTGGCGTCCT from the Actinocatenispora thailandica genome contains:
- a CDS encoding VOC family protein, which encodes MLNALTISEIYVLDQDEALDFYVGKLGLEVSTDADLGFMRWLTVNVPGQPGRELLLVKPGPPAHDEATAAQLRELVTKGAMGVTIFTTEDVRKTHATLRKRGVELTEEPVERDYGTDFGLRDPFGNPLRIGQIPGR
- a CDS encoding TM2 domain-containing protein; the encoded protein is MDQATQTPEANSGAAATPAAGVKSVGVAYLLWFFFGFLGVHQFYLGRTGRGVSYIFTLGWLGIGLLIDLFTLPGQVRKANGEQ
- a CDS encoding ROK family transcriptional regulator, producing the protein MLTAGSGTGSGDAAARGAIRRNNVSVVLRHLRRGARSRTEISRDLGLPNSSVSKLVAELVELGLVTDDERRRAGGIGRPHQAVALRGGARCGIGVEISVNYIRVIALDLPGDVLLDDRAPVDHDRRDHRATLDLAGHLVGAAITALRATGTAVTGVTVATPGHVDRDTGVVTLATNLGWTGVPVAAELTRRLGPHAPLVRVDNDARLGAVAEHRVAHLPSLLYLTGEVGVAGGIVVDDTLVLGAANAAGELGHMPLDPHGDTCPCGQRGCFETMVGLGRFLSYAADDTDPVRDQRRDLEERLALLTGRAAAGDARTVRAIDRIAADLGLGLGLLVNVLDPAVIVLGGYFSHLGEPLLSRVRAEVAGRVLAPHAGGCDVRLSHLGFTAAARGAAETVLDDVFTDPAAFGVPVAP
- a CDS encoding VLRF1 family aeRF1-type release factor, producing the protein MFEATELARLAEFADEVGVISLYATVEPGSALGQTRMRSTLTALRRDLAEHADRDWAARAEARLTELEQPIADLLDPTEPGLGRMMFAQIGGDAVHTAWIQRPVGEVAVVEANAYLWPLLAAIEPAPPAGVARVGRDGVRLFDCRYGLAEELTSVSFNLPGTPSSGEQRADVPTLSRAGIHPDRFPQRVEEHLTKHLRQAAGTVTEHVRQRGWHTLVLAGDPRLTRILAEALPPEPDRTELDAVLDPDLTPTGVLDFVTPTLAEARTRRESAAVQRVADLARAGGNGVLGLADTISMLQAGRVERLLLDAAGGWSPEDAVDAGAPPTAVLLAGEGTASELAEGMVELALSRGGAVTLLDSAAVDDLADSDGIAALLRW
- a CDS encoding helix-turn-helix domain-containing protein, which produces MSRESERRNRSMLRARDAMDAHYAQPLDIPTLARIAHVSAPHFIRTFRAVFGETPHRYLQRRRVERAMFLLRESDRSITDVCFEVGFASLGTFSRTFREITGEPPSAYRRRSAPIDVPNCFAAAWLRPSRFGEVPGPDRR